A window of the Citrus sinensis cultivar Valencia sweet orange chromosome 9, DVS_A1.0, whole genome shotgun sequence genome harbors these coding sequences:
- the LOC102609655 gene encoding histone H2A.6, translating to MAGRGKTLGSGAAKKATSRSSKAGLQFPVGRIARFLKAGKYAERVGAGAPVYLAAVLEYLAAEVLELAGNAARDNKKTRIVPRHIQLAVRNDEELSKLLGDVTIANGGVMPNIHNLLLPKKTGTSGSKAADEDS from the exons ATGGCGGGTCGGGGCAAGACTCTCGGGTCCGGGGCGGCGAAGAAGGCCACCTCACGTAGCAGCAAAGCGGGGCTTCAATTTCCCGTCGGTCGTATTGCCAGGTTCCTGAAAGCCGGGAAATATGCTGAACGGGTCGGTGCCGGAGCCCCGGTTTATCTCGCCGCCGTCCTTGAATATCTCGCCGCTGAG GTTTTGGAATTAGCTGGAAATGCTGCAAGGGACAACAAGAAAACACGAATTGTCCCTCGCCACATCCAATTGGCTGTCAGGAATGATGAGGAGCTCAGCAAGCTTCTTGGGGATGTTACCATTGCTAACGGTGGTGTGATGCCCAACATCCACAACCTTCTCCTTCCCAAGAAGACTGGAACTTCAGGGTCCAAGGCTGCTGATGAAGACAGTTAA
- the LOC107176581 gene encoding uncharacterized protein LOC107176581 — MDELRSSSGSNSLNSSASSFSVASSISTNSSTKLSCSGTLTFTPTKLFADSEEKVLPNDSIKLDDSSGSEVNQPIVYIMNHVDDLIDSDIKDDVVESDNVNNDEDNSSDSDEVDNEQNSDDFDNVNKVDNGENSDDSVDVNNDEDNSSDSDDVDNEQNSDDSSNVNNVDNGENLDDSVDVNTDEDMAISDVTWQHDGEDLRCPFICALMKKVPPKKFKIPFRQNRESDNRLGKVAEILKEVKRELRQHAKSEGSRFLNEDDVDATCAFNDNDFSLYHLMMNESVAINDVRIDKLIDIENQLKESKNTVREILEEIRELYCVGGDSARGMEMDENEDFERDKQKPENESEEELNSNTLDKEDTEDESENSEDESVKELNSKTSNEEDSEDSEDQSEDSDDESVKELNSKTSNEEDSEDSENEFEDSEDESENSKDESAQELNSKTSKEEDSEDSEDESEDSEDESENSEDESAQELNSKTSNKEDNKDTEKDESEDSEDESY, encoded by the coding sequence ATGGATGAGTTGAGATCCAGCAGTGGCAGCAATTCCTTGAACTCATCAGCATCAAGCTTCTCTGTGGCTTCAAGCATTTCAACCAACTCATCCACAAAATTGAGTTGTTCAGGTACCTTAACTTTTACTCCAACTAAATTGTTTGCTGATTCTGAAGAGAAAGTGTTGCCTAATGATTCAATTAAGTTAGATGATTCATCGGGTTCTGAAGTTAATCAACCAATAGTATATATTATGAATCACGTGGATGACTTAATTGATAGTGATATTAAGGATGATGTAGTAGAATCAGATAATGTGAACAATGATGAAGATAATTCGAGTGATTCTGATGAGGTGGACAATGAGCAAAATTcagatgattttgataatgttAACAAAGTGGACAATGGGGAAAATTCAGATGATTCTGTTGATGTTAACAATGATGAAGATAATTCgagtgattctgatgatgtcGACAATGAGCAAAATTCGGATGATTCTAGTAATGTTAACAATGTGGATAATGGGGAAAATTTAGATGATTCTGTTGATGTTAACACTGATGAAGATATGGCTATTTCTGATGTAACTTGGCAACATGATGGCGAGGACTTACGCTGTCCATTTATCTGTGCTTTGATGAAGAAGGTGCCCCCAAAGAAATTTAAGATTCCTTTTAGACAAAATAGGGAATCTGATAATAGATTGGGGAAAGTTGCAGAGATTTTGAAAGAAGTTAAGAGGGAGCTAAGACAACATGCAAAATCTGAGGGAAGTAGATTTTTGAATGAAGATGATGTGGATGCAACTTGTGCTTTTAATGACAATGACTTTAGTCTCTATCATTTGATGATGAATGAAAGCGTCGCTATAAACGATGTTCGCATTGATAAATTGATAGACattgagaatcaattaaaGGAATCAAAGAATACTGTTAGGGAAATATTGGAGGAGATTCGAGAGCTATACTGTGTGGGTGGGGATTCTGCCCGGGGAATGGAAAtggatgaaaatgaagattttgAAAGGGACAAACAAAAACCTGAGAATGAATCTGAAGAAGAGTTGAACAGCAACACATTGGACAAGGAGGACACTGAGGATGAATCGGAAAACTCTGAGGATGAGTCTGTGAAAGAGTTGAACAGCAAGACATCGAACGAGGAGGACAGTGAAGACAGTGAGGATCAATCCGAAGACTCTGATGATGAATCTGTGAAAGAGTTGAACAGCAAGACATCAAACGAAGAGGACAGTGAAGACAGTGAGAATGAATTCGAAGACTCTGAAGATGAATCTGAAAACTCTAAGGATGAATCTGCACAAGAATTGAACAGCAAGACATCAAAAGAGGAGGACAGTGAAGACAGTGAGGATGAATCTGAAGACTCTGAGGATGAATCTGAAAACTCTGAGGATGAATCCGCACAAGAGTTGAACAGTAAGACATCAAACAAGGAGGACAATAAAGATACTGAGAAGGATGAGTCTGAAGACTCGGAGGATGAATCATACTGA